The proteins below come from a single Leptospiraceae bacterium genomic window:
- a CDS encoding sulfide/dihydroorotate dehydrogenase-like FAD/NAD-binding protein, whose product MSNFEIISREDFSDVTYSLEISHPLMAKAAKPGQFVIVMLNEYSERIPLTIADYDQTKGTITLVIQAVGKTTKEMQLECIPGVSLYGIVGPMGVPSHLSQAKKVVCVGGGLGVAPVFVQARGFKEKGAYVIGVVGFRNKELIFWEDKFRAWCDEFIICTDDGSVGLHGLVTEGIKQAIAKHSDIDEVIAIGPPIMMKGCSEATRPHSIKTMVSLNPLMVDGTGMCGGCRVKIGNEVKFACVDGPDFDGHQVDFEELVLRLKNYTKEERIAIEHWNKTCNMQKYLKENSAGLENRGNG is encoded by the coding sequence ATGAGTAATTTTGAAATCATTTCTCGGGAAGATTTCTCGGATGTAACCTATTCTCTAGAAATAAGTCACCCCCTTATGGCAAAAGCCGCAAAACCAGGACAGTTTGTCATTGTAATGTTAAACGAATACAGTGAAAGAATTCCACTCACGATTGCTGATTATGATCAAACGAAAGGCACGATTACACTTGTAATCCAAGCCGTCGGAAAAACCACAAAGGAAATGCAATTAGAGTGCATACCCGGTGTTAGCCTCTATGGAATAGTAGGTCCTATGGGTGTTCCGAGTCATTTGAGTCAGGCGAAAAAAGTCGTTTGTGTAGGTGGCGGATTGGGCGTTGCTCCTGTATTTGTGCAGGCACGTGGATTTAAAGAAAAGGGAGCTTATGTAATTGGTGTAGTTGGATTTAGAAATAAGGAATTAATTTTTTGGGAAGATAAATTTAGAGCTTGGTGTGATGAATTTATTATTTGTACGGACGATGGTTCTGTTGGATTACATGGATTAGTCACAGAAGGGATCAAACAAGCCATTGCGAAACATTCAGATATAGACGAGGTCATTGCCATAGGACCTCCGATCATGATGAAAGGATGCTCAGAAGCAACTAGACCGCACTCCATCAAAACAATGGTTAGTTTAAATCCGCTTATGGTGGATGGAACTGGGATGTGTGGCGGCTGTCGTGTAAAAATTGGAAATGAAGTGAAGTTTGCTTGTGTAGATGGACCCGATTTTGACGGACACCAAGTGGACTTTGAAGAGTTAGTACTCAGACTAAAAAATTACACAAAGGAGGAGCGTATAGCAATTGAACATTGGAATAAAACATGTAATATGCAAAAGTACCTTAAGGAAAATTCCGCCGGACTGGAAAATAGAGGCAATGGATAA
- the gltA gene encoding NADPH-dependent glutamate synthase yields MALVKKKTIRTILQDRTPMREQEPLVRARNFEEVACGYNEKEALRESDRCLDCPDQPCVSGCPVNIDIPGFIKKISEKKYHEAYDIITQTNLLPAVCGRVCPQENQCEGVCTVGASLEPVAIGRLERFIGDTAIKEGWVNIPYIEPNDFKVAIVGSGPAGLACAADMAKAGCDVTIFEAFHVPGGVLRYGIPDFRLPNTVIDAEIENLKKLGVKFECNTLVGRLFTIDQMIEEMGFHSIFIGVGAGYPAMLGVPGDSLNGVLSANELLTRCNLMRGKEFPFFDTPLPLGKRVAVVGAGNTAMDALRVSLRLGAEKVYCIYRRSRTEAPARIEEIHHAEQEGVEYHWLTNPVAVLDNGKGGVRAMKCVKMELGEPDNSGRRKPVPILGSEFDFEVDVIVSAIGTNANPIMGQTSKLKLNKKGYIETDENLATSIAGVFAGGDIVTGAATVIRAMGAGRKSAKSMKEYLGIKDEYTPYRTKGKGLFGIDLKEHNFARVRILKN; encoded by the coding sequence ATGGCACTAGTAAAGAAAAAAACAATTCGCACGATTTTGCAAGATCGGACTCCAATGCGAGAACAAGAACCGTTAGTTCGAGCTAGAAATTTTGAGGAAGTAGCCTGTGGATACAATGAAAAAGAGGCACTTCGCGAATCAGATCGCTGTTTAGATTGCCCCGATCAGCCCTGCGTTTCTGGATGTCCGGTTAATATTGATATACCGGGCTTTATAAAAAAAATCAGCGAAAAAAAATACCATGAAGCTTACGATATTATAACGCAAACAAACTTATTACCCGCAGTATGCGGAAGAGTTTGCCCTCAAGAAAATCAATGCGAAGGAGTATGCACAGTAGGCGCTTCTCTTGAGCCAGTAGCAATAGGAAGACTGGAAAGATTTATAGGTGACACTGCTATCAAAGAGGGCTGGGTAAATATTCCCTATATTGAACCAAATGATTTTAAGGTTGCAATTGTAGGTTCAGGACCTGCAGGTCTGGCATGTGCGGCAGATATGGCAAAAGCAGGTTGTGATGTCACAATCTTTGAAGCTTTTCATGTACCTGGCGGAGTTTTACGATATGGAATTCCAGACTTTAGATTACCAAATACTGTCATAGATGCAGAAATTGAAAATCTAAAAAAATTAGGCGTAAAGTTCGAATGCAATACGTTAGTTGGTAGATTATTTACAATTGATCAAATGATAGAGGAAATGGGATTTCATTCCATATTTATTGGAGTTGGTGCTGGTTATCCTGCTATGCTTGGTGTGCCCGGTGACTCACTCAATGGAGTTTTATCAGCAAATGAACTTCTAACTCGTTGTAATTTAATGCGCGGGAAAGAATTTCCTTTTTTCGACACTCCCCTTCCCTTAGGAAAAAGAGTTGCAGTAGTTGGTGCGGGTAACACAGCGATGGATGCACTGCGTGTTTCGTTACGATTGGGTGCAGAAAAAGTTTATTGTATTTATCGCAGATCAAGAACAGAAGCACCAGCAAGAATCGAAGAAATTCATCACGCCGAACAAGAAGGTGTAGAATACCATTGGCTCACAAATCCAGTAGCAGTTTTAGATAATGGAAAAGGTGGCGTAAGAGCGATGAAATGCGTCAAAATGGAATTAGGCGAGCCTGATAACTCTGGAAGAAGAAAACCGGTTCCTATATTAGGTAGTGAATTTGATTTTGAAGTAGACGTGATTGTATCAGCTATAGGCACTAACGCAAATCCCATTATGGGTCAAACTTCTAAGTTAAAATTAAACAAAAAAGGTTATATTGAAACAGATGAAAATCTTGCTACTTCTATAGCGGGAGTATTTGCCGGTGGAGATATTGTTACAGGAGCTGCAACTGTGATTAGAGCTATGGGTGCCGGTCGAAAATCAGCAAAGAGCATGAAAGAATATCTTGGAATCAAAGACGAATATACTCCTTATCGAACAAAAGGAAAAGGTTTATTTGGAATTGATTTAAAAGAGCATAACTTCGCTAGAGTGCGAATATTGAAAAATTAG
- a CDS encoding 2-oxoacid:acceptor oxidoreductase subunit alpha: MNQTVEANGKLNQEKKEKLIATLQEHIIEVISDSGEGAQKCGQSLGAIAAQMGYGIWTTEIIPAEIRPPARSIAGASGNRIRIGSNKITNGGNETELVVAFNEQVLLGRVRANELKSGCIILLESMWRNHPDPKIVSAYTESYDKLIEAGYKVYEVPMEQVCKSIVSDAKKGKNMFALGMICEVYSFDLHLAIEQIAVTFGKKEQKVIDANVKLLEAGSKWAEENLDFKFSMPITEVKEPQIVVNGNTAIGMGVLASGMEICAMYPITPATSASHYLSDVFEKVGGIVHQAEDEIAACAFAIGASYAGKCAVTITSGPGFSLKQEAMGLAVMAEIPLVVVNVQRGGPSTGQPTKTEQGDLMTAIFGSHGDAPKVVMAASTIEDCFYSIITARKIAETFNMVVIVLSDATLATSQQPFPRPEFNESWLAPPIDQSPVPPGVKPYDWDKTTGLSIRFRPGQPGGMHTVTGLAHDVDSHVAYDADINEQSLHARSLKLAALQKTLKAPTVFGEPKGELLVIGWGSTRGAIEEAVENLQKEGKKVSSIHLQFLNPLPPGIKEIMNGFKQIITIENNWSDRLEDKLIDETNRRYTALAILLRSRYLVDIDCFSESRGQSIKPKTIYKLISDRISKEG, translated from the coding sequence ATGAACCAAACGGTAGAAGCAAACGGTAAATTAAACCAGGAGAAAAAAGAGAAACTAATAGCAACTCTGCAAGAACATATTATAGAGGTCATTAGCGATTCGGGTGAAGGAGCACAAAAATGTGGTCAATCGTTAGGCGCTATCGCAGCTCAAATGGGTTACGGAATCTGGACTACAGAAATTATACCTGCGGAGATTCGCCCGCCAGCAAGAAGTATTGCGGGTGCAAGTGGAAATAGAATCAGAATTGGATCAAATAAAATTACGAATGGAGGGAATGAAACCGAACTTGTTGTTGCGTTTAACGAACAAGTATTATTGGGACGAGTTCGCGCAAATGAATTAAAGTCAGGTTGTATTATTCTATTAGAAAGTATGTGGAGAAATCATCCCGATCCAAAAATAGTTTCTGCCTATACAGAAAGTTATGATAAGTTAATAGAAGCAGGATATAAAGTCTACGAAGTACCTATGGAACAAGTTTGTAAATCCATTGTGTCCGATGCAAAAAAGGGTAAGAATATGTTTGCGCTCGGAATGATTTGTGAAGTTTATAGTTTTGATTTACATCTCGCTATAGAACAAATTGCAGTTACGTTTGGGAAAAAAGAACAAAAGGTAATTGATGCAAATGTAAAATTACTAGAAGCAGGTTCAAAATGGGCAGAGGAAAATTTAGATTTTAAATTTAGTATGCCCATTACAGAAGTAAAAGAACCTCAAATAGTAGTAAATGGAAATACAGCAATCGGTATGGGTGTGTTAGCCTCAGGAATGGAGATATGTGCTATGTATCCTATTACACCTGCTACATCTGCCTCTCATTATCTAAGCGATGTATTTGAAAAAGTAGGTGGAATTGTGCACCAAGCAGAAGACGAAATAGCCGCTTGTGCATTTGCTATCGGTGCCTCGTACGCCGGCAAATGTGCAGTAACCATTACTTCTGGACCGGGATTTTCATTGAAACAAGAAGCAATGGGACTGGCCGTAATGGCGGAAATTCCACTAGTTGTAGTTAACGTGCAAAGAGGTGGACCGAGCACAGGACAACCCACAAAAACGGAACAAGGTGATTTAATGACTGCAATCTTCGGTAGTCATGGGGATGCACCCAAAGTAGTTATGGCAGCAAGTACTATCGAAGATTGTTTTTATTCTATCATCACAGCAAGAAAAATTGCAGAAACATTTAATATGGTCGTAATCGTTTTATCGGATGCGACACTCGCCACATCCCAGCAACCATTTCCTAGACCTGAATTTAATGAGTCATGGCTTGCACCTCCCATAGACCAAAGTCCCGTACCGCCAGGAGTTAAACCATATGATTGGGATAAAACAACAGGACTTTCTATTCGATTTCGTCCGGGTCAACCGGGGGGAATGCACACGGTTACAGGTCTTGCGCATGACGTAGATAGTCACGTTGCCTATGATGCTGATATTAATGAACAATCCCTTCATGCACGCAGTTTAAAATTAGCTGCCTTGCAAAAAACTTTAAAAGCACCCACGGTTTTCGGAGAACCCAAAGGGGAATTACTGGTAATTGGTTGGGGAAGCACTCGAGGAGCCATCGAGGAGGCGGTAGAAAACTTACAAAAAGAAGGAAAAAAAGTCTCTTCTATACACTTGCAGTTTTTAAATCCACTGCCTCCTGGAATAAAAGAAATAATGAACGGATTCAAACAAATTATCACAATAGAAAATAACTGGAGTGATAGACTTGAAGATAAACTTATCGACGAGACAAATCGTCGTTATACGGCATTAGCAATTTTACTTAGATCTAGATATTTAGTAGATATCGACTGTTTTAGTGAAAGTCGAGGACAATCAATCAAACCTAAAACAATTTACAAACTAATTTCTGACAGAATTTCAAAGGAAGGATAA